The window TCTTGACCAGGTGCTCCACCGACGACACGGCCACGAGACCGTCCCCCGCCTCGCCCGTCCTGGCCAGGCGGGCGATCAGATCCACGGCGCGTTCCGCATCGTCGTCCCGGCAGATGATTTCGATCTTCACGCTGCGGCTGTAGCGCTCGATGAGCACCGGACTGAATCGTAGTTCGCGGGGATCCGCGAGCATGCCTAGGGCCTGCACGGGGATCACCGTCATCGCGTCGAAGCCCTCGGCTTCCAGGGCATGGACCACCGGATCGAGACACTCCGGCCGCAGGTAAGCCTTGATCTCCTTCATGCATCGCTCCCTTCGTGGGGCATCCGGGGCGCGGTGGCCGCGGACTTCAAGCGCAGCTCGGCGATCATGCTGTAGAGCACCGGCACCGTGAACACCGACAGCAGCACGGCCACCATGCCCCCGAAGGACGGGATCGCCATGGGCACCATGATGTCCGCGCCGCGCCCCGTGGACGTGAGCACGGGCACCAGGGCCAGGATCGTGGTCCCCGCGGTCATCAGCGCCGGACGGATGCGCCGCTGCGCGCCCGCCAGCACGGCGGCGCGCACCGCTTCCCGCGAGGTCGGCCGATCGCGCTCGAAAACCTGGCCGATGTAGGTGGCCATGATCACGCCGTCGTCTGAGGCGATGCCGAAGAGCGCCAGGAAGCCCACCCAGACGGCCACGCTCAGGTTGATGGTGTGCATGCGGAAGAGCTCGCGCAGGCCCACGCCCAGCACGCTGACGTCCATGAACCACGGCTGGGCGTAGAGCCAGAGCATCAGGAAGCCGCCGGCCCAGGCGATGCCGATGCCCGAGAAGACCAGGGCCGTGGTGGAGACCGAGCGGAACTGCAGGTAGAGGATCGTGAAGATGATGGCCAGCGCCAGCGGCAGCACCACCGCCAGCTTCTTGGCCGCGCGCACCTGGTTCTGGTAGCTGCCCGCGAAGGTGAAGCTCACACCGGCCGGGATCACCAGCTCGCCGCTGGCGATCCTGGCGTTCAGGGTGTCGCGGGCCTGCCGGACCACGTCCACCTCGGCGTTGCCGGGCATCATGTCGAAGAGCACGTAGCCCGTCAGGAAGGTGTCCTCGCTCTTGATGACCTGCGGGCCGCGCACCGTGCGGATCCGCGCGAGCTGCTCAAGCGGGATCTGGCTCCCGCCGGGCGCCGCCACGAGGATGCGTCCCAGGCTCTCGATGCTGTCGCGCAGCTCGCGGTGGTAGCGCACGCGCACGGGGTAGCGCTCGCGGCCCTCCACGGTGGTGGTGATGCGCTTGCCGCCCACGGCCACCTCGATCACGTCCTGCACCCGCTGCAGCGGGATCCCATAACGGGCGATGGCCTCGCGGTCGATCTCGATCTCGATGTAGGGCTTGCCCACGATGCGGTCGGCGAAGACGCTGGCCGGCTCGATGCTGGGCACCTGCTTGAGGAGGCGCTCGAGGTCGAGTCCCACCTGCTCGATCGTCTCGAGATCGGGCCCCTTGACCTTGATGCCCATGGGCGCGCGCATGCCGCTCTGCAGCATGACGATGCGCGTGGCGATGGGCTGCAGCTTCGGCGCCGAGGTGGTGCCGGGGATCGTGGCCGCCGCGAGGATCGCGTCCCAGATGTCGTCCGGGCTCTGGATGCCGGCCCAGGCCTCGCGTCCCTCGTTCAGCGCCGGGTCGAGCGCGGGCCGCCAGAGGCGGAAGGGAAGGCCGTGGCGGTCCGGGATCAGGCGGCCCGCCTCGTCGCGCTCGAAGCGGCCGCGCACGCGGTACGGCTCGCCGTCGGGCGCCGGCACCGGGGCGCCGTCCGGATCGCGGAAGAAGTCGTCCTCGCCGCCGTCGTAGCGGAAGGTCAGCGCGTGGCCACCCTTGTCCGCCAGGTACTTCGGCCGGTAGTTGATCACGGTCTCGATCATGGAGATCGGCGCGGGATCCAGCGGGCTGTCCGCGCGTCCCAGCTTGCCGACGGCCGTCTCGACCTCGGGGATGGCGTCGATGCCCATGTCCTGCTTGCTCAGCACGTCCTGCACCTCGCCGATGGAGGCGTGGGGCATGGTGGTCGGCATGAGCAGGTAGGAGCCTTCGTCCAGCGGCGGCATGAACTCCTGGCCGAGGCCGGGGAAGGCGTGGGCGAGAGACGTCACCGGTCCCCAGTGCCGCATGGGGCGCGGCACCCAGCCGAAGACGCGGTCGAAGCCCAGCCAGATCGTCCCCCCGAGCAGCATGAGGGCGACGGGCAGCGCCAGGAAGGCCGCCTTGTGGTCGAGGCACCAGGCCAGCATGCGGCCGTAAAAGCGCTGCAGAGCGAAGAGCATGAGCATCAGGCTACCGACGAGCAGCGCCACGAAGAGGGCGTTCATCAGCAGGCCGCGCTCGGGCCCCAGGGGCTCCCAGTGCCCAGCCAGCAGGAGGCCGACCACCAGCACCGCGAAGCCGTTGGCCGCCAGCGGCGTGTGCCGTCGCCAGCGCTCGGGCACCCGCTTCGCCAGCAGGTGGTAGACGCCGATCAGGGCGATCACGGCGCCGATCCACCAGGGCAGCAGGAACGCGAGCACCAGGCCCGCGGCCACGAGAACGACGAGGCCGGCCCGCCGCAGGCGCGCTTTGCCGATCCGCGCGGTGAACAGCACCTCGGCGAAGGGCGGGATCACCACCAGCGCGACGATCACCGAGGACACCAGCGCGAAGGTCTTGGTGAAGGCCAGCGGCTTGAAGAGCTTGCCCTCGGCGGCCTGCATGGTGAAGACGGGCAGGAAGCTCACGACCGTCGTGGAGACCGCGGTCAGGACGGCGCTGCCCACCTCGCTGGAGGCGCGGAAGATGACGGCCATGGGATGCTCGTCCGGCCTTCGCTCCGCCAGCCCTCGCACGATGTTCTCGCTCACCACGATGCCCATGTCCACCATGGTGCCGATGGCGATGGCGATGCCGCTCAGCGCCACGATGTTGGCGTCCACACCGAACTGCTTCATGGCGATGAAGCTCATCAGCACGGCCAGGGGCAGGAGCCCCGCGATCAGTAGCGAGCTGCGCAGGTGCATGAGCAGGAGGATCACCACCACGATCGTGACCAGGATCTCCTCCAGCAGCGCCGTGTTCAGCGTGCCCAGGGTCTCGTAGATCAGCCCCGTGCGGTCGTAGAAGGGCACGATGCGCACCTGGCTGACGGTGCCGTCCGCCAGGGTCTTGCGCGGCAGCCCCGGCGCGATCTCGGCGATCTTCTCCTTCACGGCCTGGATGGTGGCGAGCGGGTTCTCGCCGTA of the Candidatus Latescibacterota bacterium genome contains:
- a CDS encoding P-II family nitrogen regulator, with translation MKEIKAYLRPECLDPVVHALEAEGFDAMTVIPVQALGMLADPRELRFSPVLIERYSRSVKIEIICRDDDAERAVDLIARLARTGEAGDGLVAVSSVEHLVKIRTGQSGPEALAGRRP
- a CDS encoding efflux RND transporter permease subunit, which codes for MSRIDLPARSFVDRIIAFCLQNKLLVLLFTLLMIAWGVMVAPFDWHLGGIPRDPVAVDAIPDIGENQQIVFTRWPGRSPQDIEDQVGYPLTVSLLGLPGVKTVRSYSMFGFSTIYVIFDEHVEFYWSRSRLLEKLNSLPEGTLPPGVQPALGPDATALGQVFWYTLEGQDADGNPTGGWDLDELRSIQDWHVRYALMGARGVSEVASVGGFVREYQVDVDPDALRAYGVSLEEVFGAVKMANLDVGARSIEINRAEYVIRGIGFIKTLGDIGSSVIKAVDGVPIYVKNVATLTEGPALRRGALDKAGAEAVGGVVVVRYGENPLATIQAVKEKIAEIAPGLPRKTLADGTVSQVRIVPFYDRTGLIYETLGTLNTALLEEILVTIVVVILLLMHLRSSLLIAGLLPLAVLMSFIAMKQFGVDANIVALSGIAIAIGTMVDMGIVVSENIVRGLAERRPDEHPMAVIFRASSEVGSAVLTAVSTTVVSFLPVFTMQAAEGKLFKPLAFTKTFALVSSVIVALVVIPPFAEVLFTARIGKARLRRAGLVVLVAAGLVLAFLLPWWIGAVIALIGVYHLLAKRVPERWRRHTPLAANGFAVLVVGLLLAGHWEPLGPERGLLMNALFVALLVGSLMLMLFALQRFYGRMLAWCLDHKAAFLALPVALMLLGGTIWLGFDRVFGWVPRPMRHWGPVTSLAHAFPGLGQEFMPPLDEGSYLLMPTTMPHASIGEVQDVLSKQDMGIDAIPEVETAVGKLGRADSPLDPAPISMIETVINYRPKYLADKGGHALTFRYDGGEDDFFRDPDGAPVPAPDGEPYRVRGRFERDEAGRLIPDRHGLPFRLWRPALDPALNEGREAWAGIQSPDDIWDAILAAATIPGTTSAPKLQPIATRIVMLQSGMRAPMGIKVKGPDLETIEQVGLDLERLLKQVPSIEPASVFADRIVGKPYIEIEIDREAIARYGIPLQRVQDVIEVAVGGKRITTTVEGRERYPVRVRYHRELRDSIESLGRILVAAPGGSQIPLEQLARIRTVRGPQVIKSEDTFLTGYVLFDMMPGNAEVDVVRQARDTLNARIASGELVIPAGVSFTFAGSYQNQVRAAKKLAVVLPLALAIIFTILYLQFRSVSTTALVFSGIGIAWAGGFLMLWLYAQPWFMDVSVLGVGLRELFRMHTINLSVAVWVGFLALFGIASDDGVIMATYIGQVFERDRPTSREAVRAAVLAGAQRRIRPALMTAGTTILALVPVLTSTGRGADIMVPMAIPSFGGMVAVLLSVFTVPVLYSMIAELRLKSAATAPRMPHEGSDA